A genomic segment from Colletotrichum higginsianum IMI 349063 chromosome 5, whole genome shotgun sequence encodes:
- a CDS encoding SRP40 domain-containing protein, with the protein MSASAPPSWLFSNNFTKTNIDNITPTSPQQNKMVKKEKKSEKKVKAAAAPTQQAPPDQLMDLVDSFLSENAFTSAHEAFRKQRAQSGWKPSKKQATRPSLVTVFQTWQTSIDGNAAAAKVNDKNVKAVSSNTEKDVDMADAAADSDSSSSSSSSSSSSSDSDSSSDSESEDEKPAPKKTLKRKAPESDSSSSDSSSDSSSSDDSSSEDEAPKAKKQKVKKDDSSSSSGSSSDSSSSSESESSASESESESSDSSSDSSDSSSDSDSDSDSDSSDSDSDSDGSEAAKVPLPDSDSGSSSSDSSSDSDSDSDEDTKKSGKKAAKAADSASNSSATLEKTSPELKPETSTAADPPLPPDPMLNRANNRGGKGANGKDKKVPNKPFSRIPDEVYVDPKFASNEYVPNDYSQRAHEDLIVTKGKGFTKEKNKKKRGSYRGGLIDISEKKGVKFDF; encoded by the coding sequence ATGTCAGCCTCTGCACCTCCATCCTGGTTATTCTCCAACAACTTCACCAAGACCAACATCGACAACATCACCCCTACATCACCGCAACAAAACAAGATGGTtaagaaggaaaagaagtccgagaagaaggtcaaggccgccgccgcgccgaccCAACAGGCTCCTCCCGATCAATTGAtggacctcgtcgactcCTTCCTCTCCGAGAACGCCTTCACCTCCGCTCACGAGGCTTTCAGGAAGCAGCGCGCCCAGAGCGGCTGGAAGCCCTCCAAGAAGCAAGCCACCCGTCCCAGCCTTGTTACTGTCTTCCAGACCTGGCAAACCTCCATCGATGgtaacgccgccgccgccaaggtcaACGATAAGAATGTCAAGGCCGTAAGCAGTAACACAGAGAAGGATGTGGACATGGccgatgccgctgccgacAGCGATAGCTCTagcagctccagctccagctccagctccagctccgaTTCTGACTCGAGCAGCGACAGTGAGAGTGAGGATGAGAAGCCCGCGCCGAAGAAGACTCTGAAGCGTAAGGCGCCCGAGTCGGACAGCAGTAGcagcgacagcagcagcgactCTTCCAGCTCGGACGACTCCAGCTCGGAGGATGAGGCtcccaaggccaagaagcaaAAGGTCAAGAAGGATGACAGCAGCTCGTCATCCGGCTCCAGCTCGGACAGCAGCTCTAGCAGCGAGAGCGAATCCTCCGCTTCCGAGTCTGAGTCTGAGTCCTCCGACTCCTCCTCTGACTCCTCCGACTCATCCTCCGACTCTGATTCCGACTCTGACTCCGACTCGTCCGACAGCGATTCCGACTCTGACGGCTCTGAGGCTGCAAAGGTGCCCCTTCCTGACTCCGACTCTGGCTCCTCATCTTCCGATTCCTCCTccgactcggactcggactcggacgaagACACCAAGAAGTCTggcaagaaggccgccaaggccgctgACTCGGCCTCCAACTCCTCCGCAACCCTTGAGAAGACATCCCCCGAGCTCAAGCCCGAAActtccaccgccgccgaccctCCCCTGCCCCCCGACCCCATGCTCAACCGTGCCAACAACCGCGGTGGCAAGGGCGCCAACGGAAAGGATAAGAAGGTGCCCAACAAGCCCTTTTCTCGCATTCCCGACGAGGTCTACGTCGACCCCAAGTTCGCCAGCAACGAGTACGTCCCCAATGACTACTCTCAGCGCGCGCACGAGGACCTCATCGTcaccaagggcaagggcttcaccaaggagaagaacaagaagaagcgcgGCAGCTACCGCGGCGGTCTGATCGACATCTCTGAGAAGAAGGGCGTCAAGTTTGACTTCTAG
- a CDS encoding C3hc zinc finger domain-containing protein: MNATKRKFNALIQGMGRSSASTKSNDSASLPNESPRPSTTSLQPTDTNSSTATTAMMTTTTTTTNVNNTKTSMSIDEDILLKRRRLQALTEKNAATIKSSPSIRATGPGTTITNVVLKKWTPNSSKVIEVKVASKFAPSDRSELLKRLASFQEITDWTPKPDAVNEIEWAKRGWVCQGKDRVRCTLCNKELVVKLNKREVDGKEVPVLVASDVEEALVDKYSDLIVTAHTEECLWKRQGCDDSLLRLSLTNAKISMEALRHRYDELCGRKPFLPYEFNLRLPEGLDIDNVLSQLPDDFFTNPPPAKDSPDPKQANRVALALALTGWQGLTNPRIGAVPNSASCHTCLRRLGLWMFKSKEVNADGEILVPAPMDHLDPVKEHRFFCPWKNPRTQRLGSAKPGSESDMAAWKCLAQVLKNDAYLRGALDDRPKNRWHSRGASVPSTPVRRGVVPPLTPGGYDSPSAASEPGGDDDEKARDAKDKERWARLRRVKSLFESKNAKKMRRQLSRPGTAQSTVSGAATGDKDNFRLGEESGDDNDDDDDDD; encoded by the exons ATGAACGCTACCAAACGAAAGTTCAACGCCCTTATTCAGGGCATGGGCAGGTCATCGGCGTCTACAAAGTCAAACGACTCCGCCAGCCTGCCAAATGAGTCACCTCGTCCATCCACGACGTCCCTTCAGCCTACCGATACAAATTCATCGACCGCGACGAccgcgatgatgacgacgacgacgacgacgacgaacgtGAACAACACCAAGACCAGCATGTCGATTGACGAAGACATACTGCTGAAGCGCCGGCGCTTGCAGGCACTGACGGAGAAGAACGCTGCTACGATCAAGAGTTCACCTTCCATCCGTGCAACAGGGCCAGGAACGACAATCACAAACGTTGTGCTGAAGAAGTGGACGCCCAACTCGTCCAAGGTGATAGAGGTTAAGGTTGCATCGAAATTCGCGCCGAGCGACCGAAGCGAGCTTCTGAAGAGGCTGGCTTCGTTCCAGGAGATCACAGACTGGACGCCAAAGCCTGACGCGGTGAACGAAATCGAATGGGCCAAGAGGGGATGGGTATGCCAGGGAAAAGATCGCGTGCGGTGTACGCTGTGCAACAAGGAGCTCGTTGTGAAGCTGAACAAACGCGAGGTCGATGGCAAGGAGGTGCCGGTTCTCGTCGCGTCGGATGTCG AGGAAGCGTTAGTCGACAAGTACTCGGACCTGATTGTCACTGCACATACGGAAGAGTGCTTATGGAAAAGACAGGGCTGCGACG ATTCACTTCTTCGATTGTCTCTGACCAATGCCAAAATTAGTATGGAGGCATTGCGACACCGATACGATGAGCTGTGCGGAAGGAAGCCCTTTCTTCCCTACGAGTTCAATCTGAGGCTCCCTGAGGGTCTCGACATTGACAACGTTCTGTCTCAATTACCCGACGACTTCTTCACCAATCCGCCACCGGCCAAAGACTCTCCGGACCCAAAACAAGCCAACAGAGTCGCACTGGCTTTGGCCTTGACAGGGTGGCAAGGCCTCACAAACCCTCGTATTGGCGCGGTGCCGAACTCGGCGTCCTGTCATACGTGCTTGCGGCGGCTAGGACTGTGGATGTTTAAAAGTAAGGAGGTCAATGCCGACGGCGAAATTCTTGTCCCCGCGCCAATGGATCATCTTGATCCCGTCAAAGAGCACCGCTTTTTCTGTCCGTGGAAGAACCCGAGAACGCAACGCCTGGGCAGCGCGAAGCCTGGCTCCGAATCGGATATGGCGGCGTGGAAGTGCCTGGCACAGGTGCTCAAGAACGACGCTTACCTACGTGGAGCGCTCGATGATCGCCCAAAGAACAGGTGGCACAGCAGAGGCGCCTCGGTACCATCAACGCCGGTGCGCAGGGGTGTCGTGCCGCCCTTGACACCAGGGGGCTATGACTCGCCAAGTGCCGCCTCAGAGCCGGGAGGGGACGACGATGAGAAGGCCCGGGACGCAAAAGACAAGGAGCGCTGGGCGCGTCTGCGAAGGGTGAAGAGTCTCTTCGAGTCGAAGAACGCGAAGAAGATGCGTCGGCAGTTGAGCAGACCCGGAACGGCACAATCGACCGTCTCGGGGGCCGCAACGGGGGATAAGGA CAATTTCAGGCTG ggggaggagagcggcgacgacaacgacgacgacgacgacgacgactga
- a CDS encoding Zinc finger protein Yan: protein MASVDVAALGAVPTNGGATAASHPYTCNTCTVAYRNIDLQRGHMKSDWHRYNLKRRVASLPPIASEVFNEKVLQARAVQNAEAEKALFERTCDACQKSYSSENAYQNHLTSQKHKVRVAAIARRKGGVADDASSVMSSTFSLGEPIAVDKENELDSEAEEEFTQVVEGLKKTNIHEHHDERPSPVKRPSNPHLSAQGQRASDDASINRESDSTTPVPSKPEISWTLKSCLFCNYESPTVPLNANHMERFHDMFIPEKQYLVDLEGLLQHLQERVHEGHQCLYCFKTKKTAFAVQTHMRDKGHCKIPYDTEEVQLDIGDFYDFRSTYSDGEESDDEEEADQNGGAKLGLKRPTKLVGDDGEEVEEGVEDGWETDSSASSLDSADLTAFTADGRYEQFERLDKHPHHSRDDPRTRHQVDGWHSHAHKHTRAVFYDEYELHLPSGKAVGHRSHNRYFRQNLHNYPTAEEREERLAIEAGSGDEMDVDGREVATTGDRKTRNRAVARRDAAGMAGATDKQKRAVRQEEVRGRSTATRFQKRYDYGVSAKLNNQKNHYYRYLAGASRQPELTTRDLDQTRMVGMTGADTPTPTKSPALRGPGPEMAMTGETGGSHRRRKGARLTEILPKLSQDELDKISTPKDIWEARSLYYVPPKRSKEHQKPVPIPSLAPPRQRTRNNGIASVSDIKAAIQGRSQDPKPQPPPPPSEIQGDGGAIFTSPVNDLPHAQAARFFLSPPASFLYSAFRLQHHPINTTTPEICVIGASNCGKSSFINALTGSVSLAKVSAVAGKTVSMNAYGVGPLAGLPFREPVAAEGGGRTREEKPEHGIVLVDTPGYGYASQGEWGQAIVEYLNKRTMLRGVILLLSSEKKVSEKDAQIVKILADVGRPVMLVFTKMDKALLRRAREEGGIAERLREAERCFARTGWGDWERKVYITAARMERDKSWKVDATGSAAGMAGVRMGVLELAGIREFVAPEKARVSPTKAASGTGTETKQEKKRLEPGKALESDPAAWSGDVVSFEELEKKFGDWSS from the exons ATGGCGAGCGTCGATGTTGCTGCCCTTGGCGCCGTCCCTACCAATGGAGGGGCAACCGCAGCTTCCCACCCCTACACCTGCAACACCTGCACTGTTGCCTACCGAAACATCGATCTTCAGAGAGGCCATATGAAGAGCGACTGGCA CCGATACAACCTCAAACGCAGAGTCGCATCCCTTCCCCCCATCGCCTCCGAGGTCTTCAACGAGAAGGTCCTCCAGGCCCGCGCCGTCCAGAACGctgaggccgagaaggccttGTTCGAACGCACTTGCGATGCTTGCCAGAAGTCGTACTCGAGCGAGAATGCCTATCAGAACCATCTCACGAGCCAGAAGCATAAGGTTCGTGTCGCCGCCATTGCTAGACGTAAGGGTGGcgtcgccgatgatgccAGCTCTGTCATGAGCTCTACCTTCTCCCTTGGCGAACCCATTGCTGTCGACAAGGAGAACGAGTTGGACTctgaggccgaggaggaattCACCCAGGTTGTCGAGGGTCTCAAGAAGACCAACATCCACGAGCACCATGACGAGCGTCCCTCGCCCGTCAAGCGCCCTTCAAACCCTCACCTGTCTGCTCAGGGTCAGCGCGCCAGCGATGATGCCTCCATCAACCGCGAGTCCGACTCCACCACTCCCGTTCCCTCGAAACCCGAGATCTCCTGGACCCTTAAGTCCTGCCTTTTCTGCAACTACGAGTCTCCTACTGTTCCCCTCAACGCCAACCACATGGAGCGGTTCCATGACATGTTCATTCCCGAGAAGCAGTATCTCGTTGACCTCGAGGGTCTGCTGCAGCACCTGCAGGAGCGCGTTCACGAGGGCCACCAGTGCCTGTACTGTTTCAAGACTAAGAAGACGGCCTTCGCCGTGCAGACCCACATGCGTGACAAGGGTCATTGCAAGATTCCCTACGACACCGAGGAGGTCCAGCTCGACATTGGTGACTTCTACGATTTCCGCAGCACGTACTCTGATGGCGAGGagtcggacgacgaggaggaggccgaccAGAATGGCGGGGCCAAGCTCGGTCTGAAGCGTCCGACCAAGCTggtcggtgatgatggcgaggaggtcgaggagggtgTAGAGGATGGCTGGGAGACTGACAGttcggcttcttctctcgACTCTGCCGACCTGACGGCCTTTACTGCGGATGGTCGATACGAGCAGTTTGAGCGCCTCGACAAACACCCTCACCACTCTCGCGACGACCCCCGTACCCGTCACCAGGTGGATGGTTGGCACTCGCATGCCCACAAGCACACCCGTGCCGTCTTCTACGACGAATACGAGCTGCATTTGCCCTCTGGTAAGGCAGTCGGTCACCGCTCCCATAACCGATACTTCAGACAGAACCTTCACAACTACCCCACTgccgaggagcgcgaggAGCGTCTGGCCATTGAGGCCGGCTCTGGCGACGAGATGGATGTGGATGGCAGAGAGGTTGCCACCACTGGTGACCGTAAGACTCGCAACCGTGCCGTGGCTCGTAGAGACGCTGCGGGTATGGCTGGTGCGACGGACAAGCAGAAGCGCGCCGTCCGACAGGAGGAAGTCAGAGGTCGGAGCACCGCCACCCGTTTCCAGAAGCGCTACGACTACGGAGTCAGCGCGAAGCTCAACAACCAGAAGAACCACTACTACAGATACCTTGCGGGAG CATCACGCCAACCAGAACTTACAACCCGCGACCTCGACCAGACGCGGATGGTTGGTATGACGGGCGCAGACACCCCAACCCCCACCAAGAGCCCGGCTTTGAgaggtccaggtccagaGATGGCTATGACGGGCGAGACAGGAGGATCCCATCGACGTCGCAAAGGAGCGCGTCTTACAGAGATCCTG CCAAAGCTATCCCAAGATGAACTGGACAAGATCAGCACACCAAAGGACATCTGGGAGGCCAGATCGCTCTACTACGTGCCCCCAAAGAGGTCAAAGGAACATCAGAAACCTGTTCCCATTCCGAGTCTTGCACCACCCCGGCAAAGAACCCGCAACAACGGCATCGCCTCGGTCAGCGACATCAAGGCGGCGATCCAGGGCCGATCCCAGGACCCAAAACCACagcctccccctccgccctcCGAAATccagggcgacggcggcgccatcttcACATCCCCCGTCAACGACCTCCCGCACGCCCAGGCCGCTAGGTTCTTCCTCTCACCGCCTGCCAGCTTCTTGTACTCGGCGTTTCgcctccaacaccacccGATCAACACCACAACGCCCGAGATCtgcgtcatcggcgccagcaaCTGCGGCAAGTCGTCTTTCATCAACGCCCTTACCGGCTCCGTCTCACTCGCCAAGGTCAGCGCCGTCGCGGGCAAGACGGTGTCGATGAACGCGTATGGCGTCGGCCCCCTCGCCGGCTTGCCGTTCCGAGAGCCCGTTGCagcggagggcggcgggcggaCGAGAGAGGAGAAGCCGGAGCACGGCATCGTGCTGGTCGACACACCCGGCTACGGTTACGCCTCCCAAGGAGAGTGGGGGCAGGCGATTGTCGAGTACCTCAATAAGCGCACCATGCTCCGTGGCGttatcctcctcctctcgtCCGAGAAAAAAGTCTCGGAGAAGGACGCACAGATCGTCAAGATTCTCGCCGACGTGGGGCGGCCGGTGATGCTTGTCTTCACCAAAATGGACAAGGCGTTGCTCCGCAGAGcccgggaggagggcggcatcgccgagaGGCTGCGCGAGGCGGAGCGGTGCTTCGCAAGAACGGGGTGGGGCGACTGGGAGAGGAAGGTGTACATtacggcggcgaggatggagCGCGACAAGAGTTGGAAGGTCGACGCGACGGGGAGCGCGGCGGGCATGGCCGGGGTGAGGATGGGGGTGTTGGAACTGGCCGGTATCAGGGAATTTGTCGCTCCTGAAAAGGCGCGGGTTTCGCCGACAAAGGCGGCAtcggggacggggacggagacgaagcaggaaaagaagaggcTGGAGCCGGGCAAGGCCTTGGAGAGCGACCCGGCGGCGTGGTCGGGCGACGTGGTGTCGTTCGAGGAGCTGGAAAAGAAATTCGGCGATTGGAGCTCGTGA
- a CDS encoding HECT-domain-containing protein has protein sequence MTRDTRRPEKGSQPETSLDADFLAALWEDAPFARLPPDAPPELKDMVQTIENPKRVYAIHRASRRHNFQILVEIYILQLRYGCDSKACTTSTCFSCRKRLAGKAPIRRYNTTSARTLAVYLASQDNPETGLCPYLKPPKDAPAALGSLIFSPNPAVPAFNDPFSKRSVIPKDTRRRKSSSAAIPNGDDSKSQKATPDAKDTGRQPASSSKERSHFDSTTGAAKVPFKMAERPVSKDYRSFAANVFGTVAFKMLEWLTPAGLEAMSEKVAALEADAAQGPSRDDAQRSQKPSGQSTPMQPIPPIVYADKPSSDLPQPTTDQGPDAVLDQASQKLHGSNSAMSNSRPSKPKRSSSARVRANSKPTRKLSIEPYPASSLSEDVTSGLASPRASHEKPPRPSKTSHVNPYAIPEIPSTPSFFDNVPPQNHSVTIVQEPESQLKTSPRNVRSPAEALHPQEATPEARCAQADQPTTVFKQSDEPVDVSITDNMLPQSLTYLNIEIVDLVCDILQDDGTSESHLFDPPTITSTYSGLKDQAPKMRRKHNPRTTYPKRLRRQWKLFIEQSLFNILSDPATLVSSFVKDDELLDSHTIWYCMLRLTRVAPSLVFHSLWMAAGSLFGAPNSLQSLRSPTTKVFRRTDRPLANQEAGHLLSICLHALVAAAPLITDSRILFDMSRIRSNGLVLAGSGALARQPAWLCLLYDDAFSNDLALRLARRLFAAISARKCFADMAAQNDDVEDNDQELDALRPLISQLDLLNSYSSSNPELGQLETAGHESRVSTLLLDWAKTVMLQEWDGQPEILCDGSFGGALSLIAAMYEKRQDLLLGDVQFRVDYFAERLDSINMPVAWLTHISSGQKKHLLDFPFIFDPSTLVSYFRSVNFSKMSRSYEESSSLQTRMKAIVAPGGLITNPHHKLVLQDLLKTASSKYLILEISRKNVIRDAFDQLWQREDRELHRPLKIHLGEDAGEEGFDSGGVQQEFFRLAVAECLNPDYGAFTVDDRTRMAWFVPGSVVPAWKFEILGLLVSLAVYNGLTLPITFPKALYRKLLGEPVNELHHIADGWPDLAMGLTTLLEWDERQGLVEDVFARTYEFSVSMFGQPISREMNDQARSWPQFEATRGKSPVDENPEDAPLVTNENRNAYVSDYIKYLTDISVRPQYEAFERGFRACLHPKALRLLTPPLLQSLVEGVQEIDISELRRYTRYVGWDASHRGVRDFWSIVKRYDEKMKRRLLEFVTASDRVPVGGMKNLQFVVQRNGEEEGEGGHLPTAYTCYGTLLLPEYKDKDVLRERLAMALENAQGFGFA, from the exons ATGACTCGAGATACCCGCCGCCCTGAGAAGGGATCGCAGCCCGAGACCAGCCTAGACGCCGATTTTCTGGCTGCCCTTTGGGAGGACGCGCCGTTTGCACGCCTGCCTCCCGATGCGCCGCCCGAACTGAAGGATATGGTCCAGACCATCGAGAACCCGAAGCGTGTCTACGCCATCCACCGTGCCAGTCGCCGTCACAACTTTCAAATCCTTGTCGAGAT ATACATCCTTCAGCTGCGATATGGATGCGACTCCAAGGCATGTACGACCTCGACCTGTTTCTCCTGTCGCAAGCGCCTCGCCGGCAAGGCGCCAATACGAAGATACAACACCACGAGCGCAAGGACCTTGGCTGTTTATCTCGCTAGTCAGGACAACCCGGAGACTGGGCTCTGTCCCTATCTCAAGCCCCCGAAAGATGCCCCGGCCGCGCTAGGCTCGCTCATATTCTCACCGAACCCCGCTGTGCCGGCTTTTAACGATCCCTTCTCGAAGCGCTCCGTTATACCAAAGGATACAAGACGGCGGAAATCGAGCTCGGCTGCCATACCAAATGGTGATGACAGCAAGTCCCAAAAGGCTACCCCAGATGCCAAGGATACGGGGCGTCAACCAGCCTCTTCCTCGAAGGAGCGATCCCATTTCGATTCGACGACCGGCGCCGCTAAAGTTCCCTTCAAGATGGCTGAACGGCCCGTCAGCAAGGACTATCGTTCGTTTGCTGCCAACGTCTTTGGAACTGTTGCCTTCAAAATGCTGGAATGGCTTACTCCGGCAGGCCTGGAGGCCATGTCGGAGAAGGTTGCCGCTCTAGAGGCTGATGCGGCGCAAGGTCCCTCGAGGGACGACGCCCAAAGATCGCAGAAGCCGTCAGGCCAGTCGACACCTATGCAGCCAATACCTCCCATCGTATATGCCGACAAACCCTCGAGCGACCTGCCCCAGCCGACAACAGACCAAGGGCCGGACGCTGTTTTGGACCAAGCTTCCCAAAAGCTACACGGTTCGAATTCAGCCATGTCCAACTCGCGACCCAGCAAGCCCAAGAGAAGCTCAAGCGCCAGGGTGAGAGCCAACTCGAAGCCAACTCGAAAGCTTTCCATCGAGCCATACCCAGCGTCATCCTTATCCGAGGACGTCACCTCAGGGTTGGCTTCTCCCAGAGCGTCCCACGAaaagccgccgaggccgtctaAAACATCACACGTTAATCCTTACGCCATCCCAGAGATaccctcgacaccctcgtTTTTTGACAATGTACCCCCACAAAATCACTCCGTGACGATTGTTCAGGAGCCAGAATCGCAACTCAAGACAAGTCCACGCAACGTTAGATCCCCCGCAGAGGCTCTTCATCCACAAGAAGCCACACCAGAAGCTCGGTGTGCGCAAGCAGACCAACCAACAACCGTTTTCAAACAGAGCGACGAGCCGGTTGACGTATCAATTACCGACAACATGCTTCCCCAATCACTGACTTACCTCAACATCGAAATCGTTGATCTCGTGTGTGACATTCTGCAGGACGACGGCACCTCGGAATCTCACCTTTTTGATCCTCCAACAATCACCAGCACGTACTCCGGGCTCAAGGACCAGGCTCCAAAGATGCGACGGAAACATAATCCTCGAACCACTTACCCCAAGCGACTTCGGAGGCAGTGGAAGCTGTTCATTGAGCAAAGCCTGTTCAACATTTTGAGCGATCCCGCCACTTTGGTCTCGTCCTTTGTCAAGGACGACGAATTGCTCGATTCTCACACAATCTGGTACTGCATGCTGAGGCTTACACGAGTGGCTCCCAGTCTCGTTTTCCACAGTTTGTGGATGGCTGCTGGTAGTCTCTTTGGCGCACCCAACTCACTCCAGTCGCTACGCTCTCCCACTACTAAAGTCTTTCGCCGAACTGATCGACCTCTTGCCAATCAGGAGGCCGGCCATCTGCTCTCAATATGCCTCCACGCATTGGTAGCGGCGGCACCGTTGATAACGGACTCTAGGATATTGTTTGACATGTCACGGATCCGCTCAAATGGTCTAGTTCTGGCGGGAAGCGGAGCTCTGGCGCGACAGCCTGCTTGGTTGTGTCTTTTGTATGATGACGCTTTCTCGAACGATTTGGCACTCAGGCTTGCGAGACGACTTTTTGCGGCCATTTCTGCACGGAAGTGCTTTGCAGACATGGCCGCGCAAAACGATGACGTCGAGGACAACGATCAAGAGTTGGATGCCCTTCGGCCCCTCATATCCCAGCTGGACCTTCTCAACTCGTACTCGTCTTCGAACCCTGAACTGGGGCAGCTTGAAACAGCTGGTCATGAATCAAGGGTCTCGACTCTGCTTCTAGACTGGGCCAAGACTGTCATGCTTCAAGAGTGGGATGGCCAGCCTGAAATCTTATGCGATGGCTCATTTGGCGGAGCTTTGTCGTTGATTGCTGCTATGT ACGAGAAACGACAAGACCTGCTTCTGGGAGATGTCCAGTTCCGCGTGGACTACTTTGCAGAGAGGCTGGACTCGATTAACATGCCAGTCGCCTGGCTTACCCATATCTCTTCCGGGCAGAAGAAGCATCTGCTCGACTTCCCGTTCATTTTCGATCCATCTACTCTCGTTTCATATTTCAGATCTGTCAACTTCTCGAAGATGAGCCGGAGCTACGAGGAATCCAGCTCTCTTCAGACGCGGATGAAAGCGATCGTTGCCCCCGGAGGTCTAATCACCAATCCCCACCACAAGCTTGTTCTGCAGGATCTTCTGAAAACGGCTTCTTCAAAGTACTTGATTCTCGAAATCAGCCGCAAGAACGTCATAAGGGACGCATTCGATCAGCTTTGGCAACGGGAGGATCGAGAACTGCACAGACCCCTGAAAATCCACCTCGGTGAAGATgccggagaagaaggattCGATTCCGGTGGAGTTCAACAGGAATTTTTTCGACTCGCCGTTGCCGAGTGCCTCAATCCGGACTATGGCGCTTTCACGGTGGATGACCGAACTCGTATGGCTTGGTTCGTTCCTGGATCCGTCGTACCAGCATGGAAGTTCGAAATCCTTGGACTTCTGGTGTCGCTAGCTGTCTACAATGGCCTGACGCTGCCCATAACTTTCCCGAAAGCACTTTACCGCAAACTCTTAGGCGAGCCCGTGAACGAGTTGCATCACATCGCCGACGGGTGGCCAGACCTCGCCATGGGATTGACAACCCTTCTCGAATGGGATGAGAGGCAGGGTTTGGTGGAAGACGTTTTTGCACGAACATACGAATTCTCGGTTTCGATGTTTGGACAGCCGATTTCTCGTGAAATGAATGACCAAGCTCGCAGTTGGCCACAATTCGAGGCCACGAGGGGCAAGTCGCCGGTAGATGAGAATCCCGAGGACGCGCCACTCGTGACCAACGAGAACAGGAACGCGTACGTGAGCGATTACATCAAGTACCTCACGGATATTTCCGTTCGCCCGCAATACGAAGCGTTCGAGCGCGGATTCCGGGCGTGCCTACACCCCAAGGCACTTCGACTTCTGAcgcctcccctcctccaatCACTCGTCGAGGGTGTGCAAGAGATCGATATATCTGAGCTTCGCAGGTACACGAGATACGTCGGCTGGGACGCCAGTCACCGTGGCGTCCGAGACTTTTGGTCGATAGTTAAGCGCTACgacgagaagatgaagagacGTCTTTTGGAGTTCGTGACGGCCTCGGATCGTGTGCCCGTCGGAGGCATGAAGAATCTGCAGTTCGTCGTACAGAGAAATGGCGAAgaggaaggcgagggaggaCATTTGCCTACTGCATACACATGTTACGGCACGCTTTTGCTGCCCGAGTACAAAGACAAGGACGTTCTGAGAGAGAGGCTTGCCATGGCGTTGGAAAATGCGCAGGGCTTCGGGTTTGCCTGA